One genomic region from uncultured Treponema sp. encodes:
- a CDS encoding HD domain-containing phosphohydrolase encodes MPVEDEEFFAENIENVNRLTTGILLLGNVLAPLFIVISKIGIFEIPYSYSITLGIVIALFSIIQSIFVYIFRWHRIPMVFGLCVMAAILAYMGTNGHIGINISYALVVFLSCLYYNAVLTRCIALVCYVLMIASIYFRAKIMCVSFNTTESFYFFSQSAGFTIEFVFSYIIAVALSKRSHSTLSRALTKAFQLKDTQMKIMEFIPRMLESHELFTGHHVRHTVKYVELISRELVKEGHYKEILTEQAISVYSAAANLHDIGKVHIPDSILNKPGKYTYEEFQMMKAHPAEGKRLVQLLPMINRGWFNMIAEQMAYCHHEKYDGSGYPNGLSGNEIPLCARIMAAADVLDALLSWRPYKQPFSIERTIEIFKESSGSHFEPCIVDAVINIAPVIEEVSKSFRKQELEDEQKEYDWRVQLVEGREKSK; translated from the coding sequence GTGCCGGTTGAAGACGAAGAATTTTTCGCTGAAAATATTGAAAATGTCAACAGGCTTACAACTGGCATTTTGCTGCTTGGAAACGTTCTTGCGCCTCTTTTTATTGTTATCAGCAAGATTGGCATTTTTGAAATTCCCTATTCATATTCAATTACACTTGGAATCGTCATAGCTTTATTTTCTATTATTCAGAGCATTTTTGTCTATATTTTCCGCTGGCATAGAATTCCCATGGTTTTCGGACTTTGCGTTATGGCGGCGATTTTGGCATATATGGGAACAAACGGACATATCGGAATAAATATTTCTTATGCGCTTGTAGTTTTTCTTAGCTGTCTTTATTACAATGCCGTGCTTACAAGATGCATTGCGCTTGTTTGCTATGTTCTTATGATTGCCTCAATTTATTTCCGCGCAAAAATTATGTGTGTCAGCTTTAACACAACTGAAAGTTTTTACTTTTTTTCACAGAGCGCAGGATTTACAATTGAATTTGTTTTTTCCTACATCATAGCAGTTGCGCTTTCCAAAAGAAGCCATTCCACTCTTAGCCGCGCGCTTACAAAGGCTTTTCAGCTGAAAGATACTCAGATGAAAATTATGGAATTTATTCCAAGAATGCTTGAAAGCCACGAGCTTTTTACAGGCCACCATGTCCGCCATACTGTAAAATATGTGGAGCTTATTTCCAGGGAGCTTGTAAAGGAAGGGCATTACAAGGAAATTCTAACGGAGCAGGCAATTTCAGTTTATTCCGCCGCGGCAAACTTGCACGACATTGGCAAAGTTCACATTCCAGACAGCATTCTTAACAAGCCCGGAAAATATACTTACGAAGAATTTCAAATGATGAAAGCTCATCCTGCTGAAGGAAAGAGGCTTGTGCAGCTTTTGCCTATGATAAACAGAGGCTGGTTCAACATGATTGCGGAACAGATGGCTTACTGCCACCATGAAAAATACGACGGAAGCGGCTATCCGAACGGACTTTCAGGAAACGAAATTCCGCTTTGCGCCCGCATAATGGCTGCTGCCGATGTTCTTGACGCTCTTTTAAGCTGGAGACCTTATAAACAGCCGTTTTCTATTGAGCGCACAATTGAAATTTTCAAGGAATCAAGCGGAAGCCATTTTGAGCCTTGCATTGTAGATGCTGTTATAAACATTGCTCCTGTTATAGAAGAAGTGTCAAAGTCGTTCCGCAAGCAGGAACTTGAAGATGAGCAAAAAGAGTACGACTGGAGAGTTCAGCTTGTTGAAGGCCGTGAAAAGAGCAAGTAA